Proteins from a genomic interval of Medicago truncatula cultivar Jemalong A17 chromosome 3, MtrunA17r5.0-ANR, whole genome shotgun sequence:
- the LOC25490289 gene encoding UDP-N-acetylglucosamine transferase subunit ALG13 homolog isoform X1, whose amino-acid sequence MGDEDGSDKSRRVVFLTVGTTCFDALVRAVDSENVKKELLAKGYTHLLVQMGRGSYVPTKSEGEGSLAVDYFTFSSSIADHLRSASLVISHAGSGSIFETLRLRKPLIVVVNEDLMDNHQSELAEELANTKHLYCASPQTLHQTVADMDLNSLLPYTPGDATPVAKHINRFLGFPDD is encoded by the exons ATGGGGGACGAGGACGGAAGTGACAAATCAAGGagagttgtttttttgactGTAGGGACGACTTGTTTCGATGCTCTTGTGAGAGCTGTGGATTCTGAAAATGTTAAGAAAGAGTTGCTTGCAAAAGGGTACACTCATCTTCTCGTCCAAATGGGCCGTGGATCCTATGTTCCTACCAAG TCTGAAGGAGAAGGTTCATTGGCTGTTGACTacttcactttttcttccaGTATTGCAGATCATCTCAGATCTGCCTCTCTTGTCATTAGCCATGCAG GGTCAGGTAGCATATTTGAGACATTGCGGCTACGCAAACCTTTAATTGTGGTTGTAAATGAAGATTTAATGGATAATCATCAAAGTGAACTTGCAGAAGAACTTGCCAACACAAAACATTTGTATTGTGCTAGTCCACAAACACTCCATCAAACTGTAGCAGATATGGATTTAAATTCTCTACTTCCTTATACTCCAGGTGATGCAACACCAGTGGCCAAGCATATAAACAGATTCCTTGGTTTTCCTGATGATTGA
- the LOC25490289 gene encoding UDP-N-acetylglucosamine transferase subunit ALG13 homolog isoform X2, whose protein sequence is MQCFQWRKAKNMPYKHDIAAHGATMSEGEGSLAVDYFTFSSSIADHLRSASLVISHAGSGSIFETLRLRKPLIVVVNEDLMDNHQSELAEELANTKHLYCASPQTLHQTVADMDLNSLLPYTPGDATPVAKHINRFLGFPDD, encoded by the exons ATGCAATGCTTTCAATGGCGGAAAGCCAAAAATATGCCATATAAACACGACATTGCGGCCCATGGTGCCACCATG TCTGAAGGAGAAGGTTCATTGGCTGTTGACTacttcactttttcttccaGTATTGCAGATCATCTCAGATCTGCCTCTCTTGTCATTAGCCATGCAG GGTCAGGTAGCATATTTGAGACATTGCGGCTACGCAAACCTTTAATTGTGGTTGTAAATGAAGATTTAATGGATAATCATCAAAGTGAACTTGCAGAAGAACTTGCCAACACAAAACATTTGTATTGTGCTAGTCCACAAACACTCCATCAAACTGTAGCAGATATGGATTTAAATTCTCTACTTCCTTATACTCCAGGTGATGCAACACCAGTGGCCAAGCATATAAACAGATTCCTTGGTTTTCCTGATGATTGA
- the LOC25490290 gene encoding ATP-dependent zinc metalloprotease FTSH, chloroplastic: MAFSTSSLLSTNFLGARNIPTPKTTKPSISLPLFFKTRFLNSQNDNNNNNSEPIKSAAVSALILSSMFTPAALAADNLPPPPPVLEAQPNQLNPANSTSPFSQNISLTAPKPQSQSSTDLPDGSQWRYSEFLNAVKKGKVERVRFSKDGSVLQLTAVDGRRANVIVPNDPDLIDILAMNGVDISVSEGEQGNGLFSFVGSLLLPFLAFAGLFLIFRRGQGGPGGPGGLGGPMDFGRSKSKFQEVPETGVTFADVAGADQAKLELQEVVDFLKNPDKYTALGAKIPKGCLLVGPPGTGKTLLARAVAGEAGTPFFSCAASEFVELFVGVGASRVRDLFEKAKSKAPCIVFIDEIDAVGRQRGAGLGGGNDEREQTINQLLTEMDGFSGNSGVIVLAATNRPDVLDSALLRPGRFDRQVTVDRPDVAGRVKILQVHSRGKALAKDVDFDKIARRTPGFTGADLQNLMNEAAILAARRDLKEISKDEIADALERIIAGPEKKNAVVSEEKKKLVAYHEAGHALVGALMPEYDPVAKISIIPRGQAGGLTFFAPSEERLESGLYSRSYLENQMAVALGGRVAEEVIFGQDNVTTGASNDFMQVSRVARQMVERFGFSKKIGQVAIGGGGGNPFLGQQMSSQKDYSMATADIVDKEVRELVDKAYERATQIINTHIDILHKLAQLLIEKETVDGEEFMSLFIDGKAELYVS, translated from the exons ATGGCCTTCTCTACCTCTTCCTTACTTTCTACAAACTTCTTAGGAGCACGAAACATTCCAACCCCCAAAACAACCAAACCTTCAATTTCACTACCATTATTCTTCAAAACAAGATTCTTAAACTCTCAAaatgacaacaacaataataattcaGAACCTATTAAATCAGCTGCTGTATCAGCTCTTATCTTATCCTCTATGTTTACTCCGGCGGCACTCGCTGCCGACAACctcccaccaccaccacctgtTCTCGAAGCACAACCAAACCAACTAAACCCCGCAAATTCAACTTCACCTTTCTCTCAAAATATTTCACTCACAGCACCAAAACCACAATCACAATCTTCCACTGATCTCCCCGATGGTAGCCAGTGGCGTTACAGTGAGTTTTTAAACGCAGTAAAAAAGGGTAAAGTTGAACGAGTTAGGTTCAGTAAAGACGGTTCTGTCCTTCAACTAACCGCCGTTGATGGCCGGAGAGCAAACGTTATCGTTCCCAACGACCCTGACCTTATCGATATTCTAGCAATGAACGGCGTTGATATTTCCGTTTCCGAAGGTGAACAAGGTAACGGTTTGTTCAGTTTCGTTGGTAGTTTATTGTTACCGTTCCTTGCATTTGCGggtttgtttttgattttccgTAGAGGTCAAGGAGGACCCGGTGGGCCTGGTGGGCTTGGTGGGCCTATGGATTTTGGTAGATCGAAATCTAAATTCCAGGAAGTACCAGAGACTGGAGTAACTTTTGCTGATGTGGCCGGTGCTGATCAAGCGAAATTGGAACTACAAGAAGTTGTTGATTTCTTGAAGAATCCTGATAAGTACACTGCTTTAGGCGCTAAGATTCCTAAAGGATGTCTTTTAGTGGGGCCACCTGGAACTGGAAAGACATTGTTGGCGAGGGCAGTGGCCGGTGAAGCTGGTACACCGTTCTTTTCATGTGCGGCTTCGGAGTTTGTGGAACTGTTTGTGGGAGTTGGTGCTTCTAGAGTTAGGGATTTGTTTGAGAAGGCGAAGTCGAAGGCACCGTGcattgtgtttattgatgagaTTGATGCTGTTGGGAGACAGAGAGGAGCTGGTCTTGGTGGTGGAAATGATGAGAGGGAACAGACTATTAATCAGCTTTTGACTGAGATGGATGGATTTTCTGGTAATTCGGGCGTTATTGTCTTGGCTGCTACTAATAGACCTGATGTTCTTGATTCTGCATTGCTTAGACCTGGAAGGTTTGATAGACAAGTTACTGTTGATAGACCTGATGTTGCCGGTAGAGTTAAAATCCTTCAG GTGCATTCTAGAGGAAAAGCACTTGCAAAGGATGTTGACTTTGACAAAATTGCCAGGAGAACCCCAGGGTTCACAGGAGCTGATCTGCAGAATCTGATGAACGAAGCAGCTATTCTTGCAGCTAGGCGTGACCTCAAAGAAATAAGTAAAGATGAGATAGCTGATGCGCTTGAGAGGATCATCGCTGGACCAGAAAAGAAAAATGCCGTTGTCtcagaagagaagaagaaattagTAGCCTATCatg AGGCTGGCCATGCTTTAGTAGGTGCTTTGATGCCTGAATATGACCCTGTAGCCAAGATATCTATTATACCTCGTGGCCAAGCTGGTGGTCTCACCTTTTTTGCTCCTAGCGAAGAGAGGCTTGAGTCTGGATTGTACAGTAGAAGCTACTTGGAGAATCAGATGGCGGTTGCACTTGGAGGAAG GGTTGCCGAAGAGGTTATTTTTGGCCAGGATAATGTCACCACCGGGGCGTCAAATGACTTCATGCAAGTTTCACGAGTGGCGAGACAGATGGTTGAGAGATTTGGGTTCAGCAAAAAAATTGGACAGGTTGCCATTGGCGGGGGTGGTGGAAATCCATTCTTGGGACAACAG ATGTCTTCACAAAAAGATTATTCCATGGCAACCGCTGATATAGTGGATAAGGAAGTTAGAGAACTGGTAGACAAAGCATATGAGAGGGCAACACAAATTATCAACACTCACATTGACATCCTTCATAAGCTTGCTCAACTTCTCATAGAGAAAGAAACTGTTGATGGTGAAGAGTTCATGAGTCTATTTATTGATGGAAAAGCAGAATTGTATGTTTCATAA